From the Salipiger sp. CCB-MM3 genome, the window ACGGGCAGGAGATCGCCATCACCTCGCCGCGCGGCGGGCGCATCCACCGGTTCTCGGAGGCGGGCGCTTTCCTTGGCGCCGTGTCGCGGACCGATGTCTGCGGTCTGGCCACGCATGAGGGCGGCTATATCGCCAGCGACGGGCTTGGCGGGCTCATCGAACTGCGCGGAGATGCCCCGAGGGCGCTGCGCCGCGCCGAGGTGGCGTGGGACAATCATCTGGTGCGCATCGCGGGCTGAACCCGGGCACCGGCATCGCAGGGTGCCGGTGCTTCGTGCGGTATACAAAGGTATTCCGCTAATATACTGAAAACGCTTGCGTAATTTCTTTACTTCGCGGGGTGTGTGGCTACTGTCGGGAAAAAGACTCCCGGAGCCTGCACTATGCCGCCGATCCAAGACCACCCGCTGCGCTATCAGCTTGCCAATGAGTTGCATGCAAGGCCGTTCCCGGCGCTAGAGGCGCCATGCCGCGCCATCTATCTGGCAATCAAACGGCCCAGCGATGCCGCCTCGCGCGATCGCAGCGCGGATCTGGCGCATCTCATCGACCTGCTTGATCGTCACGGCGCGCCGCATCCGCAGCCCGACGCCAAGCATTACTCGGGCAAGATCGGCAAGGCCGAGATCAAATGGGAACTGCACACCGAGTTCGTCACCTACACCGCCTTTCTGCCGGGGCTGGGCGACACGCCCTTTGATCCGCGCGACTTTGGCATCTTCCCCGAGGACTGGCTCGAGAAAGCCCCGGGCGTGCGGATGACCTCGGCAATGATCCGCATCGCGCCGCGTCCCGCCGATCCCAACCAGATGAACGATGTCTTCAGCGATTGGTTCGTCGCCGACAGCGTGGCGGTCAGCCGAATGCTGGACGATGCGCTGGTGGTGGGCGGCGATTTCCGCATCGACCCGGCTGGGCATCAGCGCTTTGGCATCTTCGTCAGTCCCGGCGTCGGAGAGCGGCGGGTGGGCCGCGTGGTGCAGCGGATTTGCGAGATCGAGGTGTATAAGACCATGGCTATGCTCGGGTTTACCCGTGTCACCGCCATCCGCTCGGACCTGATCCGCATCGACGAGGATCTGACACGGCTGTCGACCCAGATGACCCATGGCGACACCCCCGAAGAGGACACATTGCGCGCGCTCCTGCGGGTGTCTTCCGAGCTAGAGACCGTGGCGGCGCAGAGCGCTTTCCGCCTCTCGGCCACGGCGGCCTATGAGGCGCTGGTGGGCCAGCGCATCGCGGTGCTGCGCGAAGAGCGCTTCGAGGGGCGGCAGACCTTCCGCGAGTTCATGGCGCGGCGCTTCGATCCCGCCATGCGCACGGTGAAAAGCAGCGAAAA encodes:
- a CDS encoding DUF3422 family protein, giving the protein MPPIQDHPLRYQLANELHARPFPALEAPCRAIYLAIKRPSDAASRDRSADLAHLIDLLDRHGAPHPQPDAKHYSGKIGKAEIKWELHTEFVTYTAFLPGLGDTPFDPRDFGIFPEDWLEKAPGVRMTSAMIRIAPRPADPNQMNDVFSDWFVADSVAVSRMLDDALVVGGDFRIDPAGHQRFGIFVSPGVGERRVGRVVQRICEIEVYKTMAMLGFTRVTAIRSDLIRIDEDLTRLSTQMTHGDTPEEDTLRALLRVSSELETVAAQSAFRLSATAAYEALVGQRIAVLREERFEGRQTFREFMARRFDPAMRTVKSSEKQLSDMSARAMRAAELLRTSVEVKRSAQNQDILASMDKRADQQLQLQTTVEGLSVVAISYYAVSLVGYLLYPVADAVGISKGMLTAMSVLPVVLLVWLGIHRIRHKVEGH